The genomic DNA CCTGTCTCAACCATGGCACGGGTAAGTGACTCAATCTCATCCATGTCCAGTTGATTGATATAGGAACTTACAACAAAAGCGGTAATTTCACTCGGGGAGAGTGTATCCTGAACAATATCAGCAACAATAGCCCTGATATCCTCACGGGTCAGTTTCTCTCCTTCCATCTTCTTTTTTATATAATCAAGAGAAACCGGACGGTCTGCAACCCTGACCTCGACAACCTCATTTTCGGTAAGGGTCAGTTGCTCATTCGTGTGATGGTACACGCCAATACGGCCCTGGTCGATAAGAGTGCCAGTTGTCTCCACATAATCTACGGTAGCCTTGCCGGTAACAGGAGAAGAGATGACAATCCGGTCACCCGCAAGCACTCCGAGTGATTTTGCATCATTATGATGTAAGAGAATTCCCCGTGCAGCAATATCCACCAGTCGGACGGTAAGTCTCATACCCGGTATATGCAGCCTGATCCTATTTATGGCCGTAGGATTTGGATATAGAGATTTGAAAAAAAGGAAGTGTTAGTTGGTTTAGTTCCGGCGCATTACAAAGAATGCGACTGCACCAAGACCTGCAAGGGCAACCAGTGCACCAAATCCTGGGGACTGCTGGGTCGGCTCAGGGGTTGGTGGAACGGTGGTTGGCTCAGGGGTTGGTGGAACAGTGGTCGGTTCCGGAGTCGGGGTTTCATTGACTACCGGTGCTTCGGTTGGTGCAACAGTTGGTGCTACGGTCGGGATAGCTCCAGCCTCAACAACGTTGAAGAGTGCAGTCTCGACGGTGTTGGTGGTCACACCAGAGACACGGACGATGTACTCATCCGGCTTGAATGTGCTTGCATCAACATTGAATGCCCACTTGTTCAGACCATCAGTGCCCTGCTGGACCTTGACAGTTCCGGTTGCACCGCTGAACTCACCACTCTGTGACTTGTCGGTCGGCTTGAATGAGGATGAAGTTACCTCGACAAGCAGATCATTGTCGTCATACATGAGGTTGGTGGTTCCGGCGATCTCGAACTTGGATCCTACAGCCTGCTCACCGATCGGGTTGATGGTGATCTTGGGCTCCTCAACGAGGAACTGCATCTTGGTGTAGGTATCGTCGACCATTGGAGAGTTGATTGCCTGGATAAGTGCTTCTGCAGCGTCAGTTCCCTGAAGTGCTCCGGATCCGCCAAGCTTGAACACCTGGGAGTTCCGGGTCGGGTAGGAACCATAGACGTACTGTGGCTCGAGCGGGTTGTCTGGATAGACATCAAACTCGTTGTTGTACATCGGGTGCTGGACTACGACGAAGTACTGTCCTGCATAGAGGGATGAGGTCGTTGCACTCTTGATCTCGTGCTCGAATGACATGTCATCGTTCACGGATTCTGTTGCATAGAGAACCTTGTTCTTTCCAAGAATCCAGATTGCGACACCCTTGGACGGATCGCCTTCTGCAGTACCACGGAGGTACATCTTGTCACCCTTTGCAACAACACTTGCAGATGCGGTTGCCTGGATGTATGGCTTCTTGATAACGAGAGATACGGTGTCGTACTGTGCGTCGCTCAGGTGATCCTTGTCACGTGGAGCGCTGACAGCATACACGGTGTAAGTTCCTGCATCAATCTCAAGGTTGGCAGTCTGCCACTTGAACTCGTAGGTGTCGTCATCCTGAACGTCAGCCTGATCAAAGGATGCCGGCTGGTCGTTGTTGACTTCCTTACGTGGAGATTTCAGCATTCCTCCTCTGGTTGGGAGGTTTGGACCGGTAATATACAGATAGGTAACGTCAGTCTCGGAGTTGGTACCGGAGAGTTTGACTTCCTCACCAAGGTAGTAGCTCTGGTCTCCAGATGCAACGATAGTAACATCGCCCTTTTCTACCTTGACATCGACCTCATCAGACTTGTACTGACTTCCGGATTTGCGTTCTACACGGATAGTGTACTTCTTGTCCTTGGTGTCCTTGGAAGTCTTCCACTCAACGGTTCTGGTTCCACTGGAGTTCAGTTTCACAAGTGCGTAGAACTTGGTTCCGTGGAATTCTGGGTCGTCGGGGACATCCTGCTTGATGCTCTTCCCTGCTCCACCTTCATACTGGTACTTACCGATCTCGTATGGTCCTGCTGCAGCGTCCTGCTTGACATCAACCTGTGCGTCGAGGATCATAGGTGGCTGGTCATCAGGCTGGCCGGTCATTGAGCCAGTTCCCTTTGCCCAGACATAGTACTCAGCATTTGGGACACCAGTGATGGTTACAGAGAAGGGGTTGCCACGGACTACTGTGTCCTTGTTGGCTTCGATCTTCACCTGGTCGGTGGCGATCTGAACACTCTTTACCGCAGAGATGGTCTTCCCGGTGTAGTCTGAACCGTCGGGTGCAGTATACTGATCCTTCATGCCGTTGGCGTTACACTCTGCCCAGACGGTGTAGGTACCTGCCTTATACATGCGGTTCCCATACTTGTCCTCGGCTGCAGTGTTCCATCCATCGTTGGATGCCGGCTCAGTGTGCTTGTTGTCAGGGCTTACCCAGTACCAGAGCTGCTGGTTGACAGCAAGATTCG from Methanospirillum hungatei JF-1 includes the following:
- a CDS encoding MEMAR_RS02690 family S-layer glycoprotein; protein product: MNAKFAVVMMVLVALALVAFPASAAINKIPAGGEVFLGEKGLDVSAATGGSSQIAWWQPGTNTETEQPADIQQVTNAQNFYVSPDIFVGKTGNWYQWNGSVKGPLAFNIKEPSLNLKIWDGSVNEDVTGKAIPVGNYGNFVVETNMQSIITRPGYQPADAPFKIKVKSADGGVYTNLVGNNGKEISLTNLAVNQQLWYWVSPDNKHTEPASNDGWNTAAEDKYGNRMYKAGTYTVWAECNANGMKDQYTAPDGSDYTGKTISAVKSVQIATDQVKIEANKDTVVRGNPFSVTITGVPNAEYYVWAKGTGSMTGQPDDQPPMILDAQVDVKQDAAAGPYEIGKYQYEGGAGKSIKQDVPDDPEFHGTKFYALVKLNSSGTRTVEWKTSKDTKDKKYTIRVERKSGSQYKSDEVDVKVEKGDVTIVASGDQSYYLGEEVKLSGTNSETDVTYLYITGPNLPTRGGMLKSPRKEVNNDQPASFDQADVQDDDTYEFKWQTANLEIDAGTYTVYAVSAPRDKDHLSDAQYDTVSLVIKKPYIQATASASVVAKGDKMYLRGTAEGDPSKGVAIWILGKNKVLYATESVNDDMSFEHEIKSATTSSLYAGQYFVVVQHPMYNNEFDVYPDNPLEPQYVYGSYPTRNSQVFKLGGSGALQGTDAAEALIQAINSPMVDDTYTKMQFLVEEPKITINPIGEQAVGSKFEIAGTTNLMYDDNDLLVEVTSSSFKPTDKSQSGEFSGATGTVKVQQGTDGLNKWAFNVDASTFKPDEYIVRVSGVTTNTVETALFNVVEAGAIPTVAPTVAPTEAPVVNETPTPEPTTVPPTPEPTTVPPTPEPTQQSPGFGALVALAGLGAVAFFVMRRN